A window of the Mytilus trossulus isolate FHL-02 unplaced genomic scaffold, PNRI_Mtr1.1.1.hap1 h1tg000050l__unscaffolded, whole genome shotgun sequence genome harbors these coding sequences:
- the LOC134699212 gene encoding coiled-coil domain-containing protein 42 homolog isoform X2, with product MSVDLEEYFKTTFEDTLVVKMPEREDDHLTPATRLLEKRREMAEVDQALLAQKEEFQMKMESLQQRREELERKECDLKEQLLKFDHFLKENDSKKARALKKADEERDSKKQKDKEIEKLKVEKGKLEKDKSKLQEKLDRFKIYHTYMEKVLEAGEEFGEMRDIIARHDTLTATHEDLLEQDQRNQEVIEKERQNLMKYIEEKDNEILSCNNQLSGLQTQLDTAQSEAVKWESAWTHIKNTAATKTLTLGRIKMAARNLYQLVKRHQKQSAEEEETHEQLAQIRVVIQDLLSITGEIRRAELSQASIVPPSSS from the exons ATGTCTGTGGATTTGGAAGAATACTTCAAGACGACCTTCGAGGATACCCTCGTTGT cAAAATGCCTGAGCGGGAAGATGATCACTTGACACCTGCAACAAGACTTTtggaaaaaagaagagaaatgGCAGAAGTTGATCAGGCACTCCTAGCACAGAAAGAG GAATTCCAAAtgaaaatggaaagtttacaacAGAGAAGAGAGGAGCTAGAAAGAAAAGAATGTGATTTAAAGGAGCAGTTACTGAAGTTTGATCATTTCCTCAAG GAAAATGATTCAAAGAAAGCAAGAGCTTTGAAAAAAGCTGACGAGGAAAGAGATTCAAAGAAACAGAAAGATAAAGAAATTGAGAA attaaaAGTAGAAAAGGGAAAACTGGAAAAAGACAAATCAAAGTTACAAGAAAAACTAGatagatttaaaatttatcacACCTACATGGAAAAGGTGCTAGAAGCAGGAGAGGAATTTGGTGAAATGAGAGATATTATAGCTAGACATGACACCTTGACAGCTACACATGAA GATTTATTAGAACAGGACCAAAGAAATCAGGAAGTCATAGAAAAGGAAAgacaaaatttgatgaaatacaTTGAG GAAAAAGACAATGAAATTTTATCCTGTAATAACCAGTTATCAGGATTACAAACTCAACTTGACACAGCTCAGAGTGAGGCTGTAAAATGGGAGTCAGCATGGACTCATATTAAAAATACTGCTGCTACAAAAACACTTACACTTGGTAGAATTAAAAT GGCTGCCAGAAATTTGTACCAGTTAGTTAAACGACACCAAAAACAGTCAGCAGAAGAAGAAGAAACACATGAACAATTAGCACAG ATCCGTGTAGTCATTCAGGATTTGCTGTCGATAACGGGTGAGATTAGACGAGCAGAATTGTCTCAGGCATCAATAGTTCCACCGTCATCAAGTTAa
- the LOC134699212 gene encoding coiled-coil domain-containing protein 42 homolog isoform X1, translating to MSVDLEEYFKTTFEDTLVVKMPEREDDHLTPATRLLEKRREMAEVDQALLAQKEEFQMKMESLQQRREELERKECDLKEQLLKFDHFLKENDSKKARALKKADEERDSKKQKDKEIEKLKVEKGKLEKDKSKLQEKLDRFKIYHTYMEKVLEAGEEFGEMRDIIARHDTLTATHEDLLEQDQRNQEVIEKERQNLMKYIEEKDNEILSCNNQLSGLQTQLDTAQSEAVKWESAWTHIKNTAATKTLTLGRIKMAARNLYQLVKRHQKQSAEEEETHEQLAQIQMFLYDLKDIVQELKRSDTFVSSAYVPSSS from the exons ATGTCTGTGGATTTGGAAGAATACTTCAAGACGACCTTCGAGGATACCCTCGTTGT cAAAATGCCTGAGCGGGAAGATGATCACTTGACACCTGCAACAAGACTTTtggaaaaaagaagagaaatgGCAGAAGTTGATCAGGCACTCCTAGCACAGAAAGAG GAATTCCAAAtgaaaatggaaagtttacaacAGAGAAGAGAGGAGCTAGAAAGAAAAGAATGTGATTTAAAGGAGCAGTTACTGAAGTTTGATCATTTCCTCAAG GAAAATGATTCAAAGAAAGCAAGAGCTTTGAAAAAAGCTGACGAGGAAAGAGATTCAAAGAAACAGAAAGATAAAGAAATTGAGAA attaaaAGTAGAAAAGGGAAAACTGGAAAAAGACAAATCAAAGTTACAAGAAAAACTAGatagatttaaaatttatcacACCTACATGGAAAAGGTGCTAGAAGCAGGAGAGGAATTTGGTGAAATGAGAGATATTATAGCTAGACATGACACCTTGACAGCTACACATGAA GATTTATTAGAACAGGACCAAAGAAATCAGGAAGTCATAGAAAAGGAAAgacaaaatttgatgaaatacaTTGAG GAAAAAGACAATGAAATTTTATCCTGTAATAACCAGTTATCAGGATTACAAACTCAACTTGACACAGCTCAGAGTGAGGCTGTAAAATGGGAGTCAGCATGGACTCATATTAAAAATACTGCTGCTACAAAAACACTTACACTTGGTAGAATTAAAAT GGCTGCCAGAAATTTGTACCAGTTAGTTAAACGACACCAAAAACAGTCAGCAGAAGAAGAAGAAACACATGAACAATTAGCACAG ATTCAGATGTTTTTGTATGATCTGAAGGACATCGTACAGGAACTGAAAAGATCTGATACCTTTGTGTCTTCTGCCTATGTGCCATCATCATCATAG